In the Armatimonas rosea genome, one interval contains:
- a CDS encoding ABC transporter permease, whose protein sequence is MTINWENPILTKELRTRMRGAKAFWILLLYLGLLSLILGGTYLSWIATQERQGAAATQSYDMGRMFYGVLFVVQAALVGLITPALTSGALSIEREQRTFEALSVSPLPRRSIVLGKLTSAVGFVGLLLLSSVPLVALCFLLGGVSPQEVTAAYVLLLASAFLYGATGIAFSSFAKNTTTSTVLTYGTILVFFFSTLPAALTSLDLSTATVHSRSHLFLLGVNPVGAMVAGNLTESYFGLNVPSWLMGIMVNGLLGTILTVVALHRIEYPRTDRSGLLRGLTTSFIGLIVLLACGHAATLEGAAVGIILLPLLLIPLFVSGEGLGTTPLRKQLLRLKEGNPVSGLLFVTALMVLSAVLLSVGVEFARHSSEYWTPVTNFVRHAVPAVAISLSALFGFGSLTLLLSQKLKNRWGVMALSFAILAAVYFLPLSTESFRNYDEPASAWVNSYCLSPLISTFYLENSQGRIIKALFYDHSTMWLLNCAFTSLIGVVSLSLLKRARRA, encoded by the coding sequence ATGACAATCAACTGGGAAAACCCCATCCTGACCAAGGAGCTACGTACCCGAATGCGGGGCGCGAAGGCGTTCTGGATTCTGCTGCTCTACCTGGGCCTGCTCTCGCTGATCCTGGGCGGCACCTACCTGAGCTGGATCGCCACGCAGGAGCGCCAAGGGGCCGCCGCGACCCAGTCCTACGACATGGGGCGGATGTTCTACGGGGTGCTCTTTGTGGTGCAGGCGGCTCTGGTGGGGCTCATCACCCCAGCACTGACCTCCGGGGCGCTCTCCATTGAGCGCGAGCAGCGCACCTTTGAGGCCCTCTCGGTCAGCCCGCTACCGCGCCGAAGCATTGTCCTAGGCAAGCTCACCTCCGCGGTCGGCTTTGTCGGGCTCCTCTTGCTCTCGTCGGTGCCCCTAGTGGCGCTGTGTTTTCTTCTGGGCGGGGTCTCGCCCCAGGAAGTGACGGCCGCTTATGTCCTGCTGCTGGCGTCTGCGTTTCTCTACGGTGCCACCGGGATCGCGTTTTCGTCGTTTGCCAAGAACACCACGACCTCCACAGTGCTCACCTACGGGACGATCTTAGTCTTCTTCTTTAGCACGCTCCCTGCGGCGCTGACCTCGCTGGACCTGAGCACCGCGACTGTACACAGCCGCTCCCATCTTTTCTTACTCGGTGTCAACCCTGTCGGTGCCATGGTCGCCGGGAACCTCACCGAGAGCTACTTTGGGCTTAATGTGCCAAGCTGGCTGATGGGAATCATGGTCAATGGCCTGCTTGGCACGATCCTGACCGTGGTCGCGCTCCACCGCATTGAGTACCCCCGCACCGACCGCTCTGGTCTGCTCCGTGGGCTGACCACGAGCTTTATCGGCCTGATCGTGCTCCTTGCCTGTGGGCACGCGGCGACGCTTGAAGGAGCCGCTGTGGGGATCATCCTCCTGCCCCTGCTGCTCATCCCGCTCTTTGTCTCGGGCGAGGGCCTGGGCACCACGCCGCTCCGCAAGCAGCTCCTGCGGCTCAAAGAAGGCAACCCGGTCTCCGGCCTGCTCTTTGTGACGGCCCTCATGGTGCTCTCTGCGGTTCTGCTGAGTGTCGGGGTGGAGTTCGCACGCCACTCATCGGAGTACTGGACACCCGTCACCAACTTTGTCCGCCACGCGGTGCCCGCGGTCGCCATCTCCCTGAGTGCGCTCTTTGGGTTTGGCAGCCTGACCCTCCTGCTCTCCCAGAAGCTCAAGAACCGCTGGGGAGTGATGGCCCTCTCGTTTGCGATCCTCGCAGCGGTCTACTTCCTCCCGCTCAGCACCGAGAGCTTCCGCAACTACGACGAGCCCGCATCGGCCTGGGTCAATAGCTACTGCCTCTCGCCGCTGATCAGCACGTTCTATCTTGAGAACTCGCAGGGCCGCATTATCAAAGCCCTCTTCTACGACCACAGCACGATGTGGCTGCTCAACTGTGCGTTCACAAGCCTGATCGGAGTTGTCTCCCTGAGCCTGCTCAAGCGCGCCCGTCGGGCCTAG
- a CDS encoding GNAT family N-acetyltransferase, whose protein sequence is MPIHVRPATPADGSNFLSLIQALADYEALPGPTDDAKERLLADAFAHQPPRFFVHLAFDEESAEPLGYTITFFTYSTFLAKPTLFLEDFFVLPEARTKGVGSALFDFQVREASRLGCGRMEWTCLDWNELAQGFYNKRGATHLKDWWIYRLTEEDFTRWS, encoded by the coding sequence ATGCCCATTCACGTTCGTCCCGCAACTCCCGCGGATGGTTCAAACTTTCTTAGCCTGATCCAGGCCCTTGCGGACTACGAAGCGCTGCCCGGCCCCACCGACGATGCCAAAGAGCGCTTGCTGGCCGATGCCTTTGCGCATCAGCCGCCACGGTTTTTTGTGCACCTGGCCTTCGACGAAGAGAGTGCGGAGCCGCTGGGCTACACGATCACGTTCTTTACCTACTCGACCTTCCTGGCCAAGCCGACTCTGTTTTTAGAGGACTTCTTCGTGCTCCCGGAGGCGCGGACCAAGGGAGTCGGGAGCGCCCTCTTCGACTTCCAGGTGCGCGAGGCAAGCCGGCTGGGCTGTGGGCGCATGGAATGGACCTGCCTCGACTGGAACGAGCTGGCGCAGGGGTTCTACAACAAGCGCGGCGCGACCCACCTCAAGGACTGGTGGATCTACCGCCTGACCGAGGAGGACTTCACCCGGTGGAGCTAA
- a CDS encoding SIMPL domain-containing protein: protein MRALLATLVLCLGTAWAQETKPALVTVTGRGVILAKPDRARVTLGVETRGPDAAVAARQNAQRLEAVIAALRKLGIEAKDIQTVGFGVQATDGGSKIRQVSNALEVTIRRLADAGKVVDAALKAGANTASDLAFEVTNPEPLHDLALKQAVQDGQRKAKALAEAAGGSKLTLESLMEDESGGVIAGEFNGMNYYSNRANISAGDRTPITSNQIIISVRVRLEYRLTTLGGKE, encoded by the coding sequence GTGAGAGCCCTTCTTGCGACACTGGTTCTCTGCCTGGGCACCGCGTGGGCACAAGAGACCAAGCCCGCCCTCGTGACCGTGACGGGCAGAGGCGTTATCCTCGCCAAGCCCGACCGAGCGCGAGTGACACTCGGTGTCGAGACGCGCGGCCCAGATGCAGCAGTCGCCGCCCGACAGAACGCCCAGCGACTGGAGGCGGTTATCGCCGCACTGCGCAAGCTTGGGATCGAGGCCAAAGACATCCAGACGGTCGGTTTCGGCGTACAGGCGACCGATGGAGGCTCGAAGATTCGTCAGGTCAGTAACGCTCTCGAGGTGACCATCCGCAGGCTCGCCGATGCAGGCAAGGTTGTCGATGCGGCCCTCAAGGCGGGAGCCAACACCGCAAGCGATCTGGCTTTTGAGGTAACCAACCCAGAGCCTCTCCATGACCTTGCCCTGAAACAAGCGGTTCAGGACGGACAGCGCAAGGCCAAGGCTCTTGCCGAGGCGGCCGGGGGGAGCAAACTAACCCTGGAAAGCTTGATGGAAGATGAGAGTGGCGGAGTGATCGCCGGGGAATTCAATGGCATGAACTACTACTCCAACCGTGCAAATATTTCAGCAGGAGACCGGACTCCTATCACATCGAACCAGATTATCATTTCCGTGCGGGTCCGGCTTGAGTACCGACTGACCACTTTGGGAGGCAAAGAGTAG
- a CDS encoding ABC transporter permease subunit — translation MSVFTENPVLYKEITTRFQLRRQSKANRIVIYCIVGLVIPLFYWFSLRAILYSQTGARDAFGMFLTVFETSLVVLLTPAMLASTITIEREKQTWNALLLSKLTHTEIVGGKFIGGLLPTLATLLVFFPLNIAAACVGTVTLAQFVLAHVLLLATTFFYGALGMFCSWACRRTQVATATAAGTVAFLVLGSPLALSLWQSVAGYNSYGRDATLSFMPLWSNPYYAMTELTMNQSNDIHPEVAVLLTLGSLVGAVLLLVAITRKLAHGPKEMSA, via the coding sequence ATGTCTGTCTTTACCGAAAACCCCGTGCTCTACAAAGAGATTACGACCCGATTTCAGCTCCGTCGTCAGTCAAAAGCGAACCGGATCGTGATCTACTGTATCGTCGGGCTGGTCATCCCACTGTTCTACTGGTTCAGCCTGCGGGCGATCCTCTACAGCCAGACAGGCGCACGCGATGCCTTCGGGATGTTTCTCACGGTCTTTGAGACAAGCCTCGTGGTGCTCCTCACCCCGGCGATGTTGGCCTCGACGATCACGATCGAGCGGGAGAAGCAGACCTGGAACGCGCTCCTGCTCTCCAAGCTGACCCACACAGAGATTGTCGGGGGCAAGTTTATCGGGGGGCTCCTGCCGACCCTGGCGACCCTGCTGGTCTTCTTCCCCCTCAATATCGCCGCGGCGTGCGTGGGCACGGTGACCCTCGCGCAGTTTGTCTTGGCCCACGTGCTCCTGCTGGCAACGACTTTCTTTTATGGCGCGCTAGGGATGTTCTGCTCCTGGGCCTGCCGACGAACCCAGGTCGCCACCGCAACGGCGGCGGGGACGGTCGCGTTTCTGGTGCTGGGCTCTCCGCTGGCGCTCTCGCTCTGGCAGTCCGTGGCGGGCTACAACTCCTACGGCCGTGATGCGACCCTGAGCTTTATGCCGCTGTGGAGCAATCCCTACTACGCCATGACCGAGCTGACCATGAACCAGAGCAACGACATCCACCCTGAGGTCGCGGTTCTGCTCACCCTAGGCTCGCTGGTCGGCGCGGTGCTCTTGCTGGTGGCGATCACCCGCAAGCTCGCCCACGGCCCCAAAGAGATGAGCGCGTGA
- a CDS encoding ABC transporter ATP-binding protein gives MPLVEINHLRKEYGDLVAVKNLSLTLNEGEIFGFIGPNGAGKTTTIKILATLLDPSAGSAKVDGIEVSQDPEAVRSKIGYMPDAFGVYDDFKVWEYLDFFAASYRVPKGDRPGLIDLVLDLTNLSVKKDAYVESLSRGMKQRLCLARTLVHNPKVLLLDEPASGLDPRARIEIKELLKELRNMGKTIIVSSHILPELADFCTSVGIIERGEMIVAGPIEKIMKEVLGGRVLELRVPEADRAQAMAILRDVDHVRDVALVSETIRVDYNGTLDDQSGVLLALIQNGVRVQTFAEQDTDLEDIFLRVTKGLVA, from the coding sequence ATGCCACTGGTAGAGATCAACCACCTACGAAAAGAGTACGGCGACCTTGTGGCCGTCAAGAACCTCTCGCTGACCCTCAATGAGGGCGAGATATTCGGCTTTATCGGCCCCAACGGCGCGGGCAAGACCACCACGATCAAGATCCTCGCGACCCTGCTGGACCCGTCGGCGGGGAGCGCAAAAGTCGATGGGATCGAGGTCTCCCAGGACCCGGAGGCGGTGCGCTCCAAGATCGGCTACATGCCCGATGCCTTCGGGGTCTACGACGACTTCAAGGTGTGGGAGTACCTGGACTTCTTCGCCGCGTCTTATCGGGTTCCCAAGGGCGACCGGCCGGGGCTGATCGACCTGGTCTTGGACCTAACCAACCTCTCGGTCAAGAAAGATGCCTATGTCGAGTCGCTCTCCCGCGGGATGAAGCAGCGGCTCTGTCTGGCACGCACCCTGGTGCACAACCCCAAGGTGCTCCTCCTCGACGAGCCCGCATCGGGCCTCGACCCACGGGCGCGTATCGAGATTAAAGAGCTTCTCAAAGAGCTGCGCAACATGGGCAAGACCATTATTGTCAGCTCCCACATCCTCCCCGAGCTCGCCGACTTCTGCACATCGGTGGGGATTATCGAGCGGGGTGAGATGATTGTCGCCGGGCCGATTGAGAAGATCATGAAGGAGGTGCTCGGGGGGCGCGTGCTGGAGCTGCGTGTCCCCGAGGCCGACCGTGCGCAAGCGATGGCGATCCTGCGCGATGTGGACCATGTCCGCGATGTCGCGCTGGTGAGCGAGACGATTCGGGTGGACTACAACGGCACGCTCGACGACCAATCCGGGGTGCTACTGGCGCTGATCCAGAACGGAGTCCGTGTCCAGACCTTCGCCGAGCAAGATACCGACCTGGAAGATATCTTCCTGCGTGTGACAAAGGGTTTGGTGGCGTAA
- a CDS encoding c-type cytochrome domain-containing protein, producing the protein MPAAQVPPPKTPPSFQREVVPILRTACLGCHSAQLPTAGFSVDSYTALMKGGKAGVAIVPGKSDQSRLVRMLTGAQKPLMPPGSGLRATDIDTIRRWVDAGAKLDTAVVGTTSTTAKTATAANVIAAPKPVGKLLSVAAPVNSLAYSPDGKLLAVGTYQRVLLCDPATRTVTKVWSGHLDTVRSLAFSPDGKFLAAGGGASGALGQVRLWSVAEDKEVRTFGDHTDTVNGVAFSNDSKLIATASADRTVKLWEAATGKLSQTLRDHADAVSSVAFAPGGKLLASSGNDKSVKLWDIASGKRLYSIGAHEEPVTDVCFTAGGQLLSASTDRLAKLWNIGPESGGHVRNFGGHGATVFAVTTSSDGQLAATASGDKTIRVWNVGNGGTTVAFTEPKDWCYAVRFSPDKKHLAAGTFDGQVFLWSLEPNKLEGSFSTK; encoded by the coding sequence ATGCCCGCAGCACAGGTGCCGCCCCCGAAAACACCGCCCTCGTTTCAGCGAGAGGTTGTCCCGATCTTGCGTACTGCCTGCCTAGGGTGCCACAGCGCCCAGCTCCCCACCGCAGGCTTCTCGGTCGACTCGTACACCGCCCTGATGAAGGGTGGCAAGGCGGGCGTAGCCATTGTCCCCGGCAAGAGCGACCAGAGCCGCCTGGTGCGCATGCTCACGGGCGCACAGAAGCCGCTCATGCCGCCTGGCTCGGGGCTCAGGGCAACCGATATCGACACCATCCGGCGCTGGGTGGACGCCGGCGCAAAGCTTGATACAGCGGTGGTGGGCACGACCAGCACGACCGCCAAGACCGCAACCGCCGCGAACGTGATCGCAGCACCCAAGCCCGTGGGCAAGCTGCTTTCTGTAGCCGCCCCCGTGAACTCCCTGGCCTACTCCCCCGACGGCAAGCTCCTCGCGGTGGGCACCTACCAGCGCGTCCTGCTCTGCGACCCGGCGACCCGCACGGTGACCAAGGTCTGGAGCGGGCACCTCGATACCGTGCGCTCGCTGGCCTTCTCGCCTGATGGAAAGTTCCTGGCGGCAGGCGGCGGAGCCTCCGGGGCACTGGGCCAGGTGCGGCTCTGGAGTGTCGCGGAGGACAAGGAGGTCCGCACCTTTGGCGACCACACCGACACGGTCAATGGGGTGGCCTTCTCCAACGATAGCAAGCTAATCGCCACCGCCAGCGCAGACCGGACGGTCAAGCTGTGGGAGGCCGCCACGGGCAAGCTCAGCCAGACCCTCCGCGACCACGCCGATGCGGTCTCTAGCGTGGCGTTTGCCCCCGGCGGCAAGCTCCTCGCCTCATCGGGCAACGACAAGAGTGTCAAGCTCTGGGATATCGCCAGTGGCAAGCGCCTCTACTCCATCGGTGCCCACGAGGAGCCCGTCACTGATGTCTGCTTCACCGCGGGCGGCCAGCTCCTGAGCGCCAGCACCGACAGGCTCGCCAAGCTCTGGAATATCGGCCCGGAGAGCGGGGGCCATGTGCGCAACTTCGGCGGACACGGCGCGACGGTCTTTGCGGTGACCACCAGCAGCGACGGCCAGCTCGCCGCGACTGCCTCGGGGGATAAGACGATCCGCGTGTGGAATGTCGGCAACGGCGGCACGACAGTCGCCTTCACCGAGCCCAAGGACTGGTGCTACGCCGTGCGCTTCAGCCCGGATAAAAAACACCTCGCGGCGGGCACCTTCGACGGCCAGGTCTTTCTCTGGAGCCTGGAGCCCAACAAACTCGAAGGGAGCTTCTCCACCAAATGA
- the gatA gene encoding Asp-tRNA(Asn)/Glu-tRNA(Gln) amidotransferase subunit GatA, translating into MELTHLTATQIAAKVKAREVSARAVTEAFLARIAAHDEAVGAFLTVLEEQALAQADAVDAKLAAGEDPGPLAGVPVALKDNLCTRGIETTCASKILAGFVPPYSATVVEKLEAAGAIAIGKTNLDEFAMGSSTENSALKLTHNPWDLSKVPGGSSGGSAAAVAADFAPLSLGSDTGGSIRQPASFCGVVGVKPTYGRVSRYGLVAFASSLDQIGPFAKNIEDAALAMTVLSGHDSYDSTSVPREVPDYTKALTGDIKGLRIGVPTEYFAAGIASEIRILVQSAIGVLRGLGAEVAECSLPHTEYTLPAYYIVAPAEASSNLARYDGVRYGHRTQRATSHIDLFEKSREEGFGDEVKRRILIGTYALSAGYYDAFYLKAQQVRTLIQQDFEDAFQNFDVLITPTAPTTAFGIGEKTDDPLAMKLSDICTLSANLAGIPALSQCCGFDTNGLPVGMQLLGPAFSEELLFKVAHAYEQATDWHTRRASL; encoded by the coding sequence ATGGAGCTTACCCATCTCACCGCGACCCAGATCGCCGCAAAAGTGAAGGCAAGAGAGGTCTCCGCCCGCGCGGTCACCGAGGCGTTTCTGGCACGGATCGCGGCGCACGACGAGGCCGTGGGAGCGTTTTTGACGGTCTTAGAGGAGCAGGCGCTCGCCCAGGCCGATGCGGTGGACGCCAAGCTGGCGGCGGGCGAGGACCCCGGCCCGCTCGCGGGGGTTCCCGTGGCGCTCAAGGACAACCTCTGCACCCGTGGGATCGAGACGACCTGTGCCAGCAAGATCCTCGCCGGCTTTGTCCCGCCCTACAGCGCAACCGTTGTGGAGAAGCTGGAGGCCGCAGGCGCGATCGCGATCGGCAAGACCAACCTGGATGAGTTTGCCATGGGCTCCTCAACCGAGAACTCGGCGCTGAAGCTGACCCACAACCCGTGGGATCTCTCGAAAGTGCCGGGGGGCTCGTCGGGGGGGAGCGCGGCGGCAGTCGCGGCGGACTTCGCCCCGCTCTCGCTCGGCTCCGATACCGGCGGCTCGATCCGCCAGCCCGCGAGCTTCTGCGGCGTGGTCGGGGTCAAGCCCACCTACGGCCGTGTCAGCCGCTACGGCCTGGTTGCGTTTGCTTCGTCGCTGGACCAGATCGGGCCGTTTGCGAAGAATATCGAGGACGCGGCCCTGGCGATGACTGTCCTCTCCGGCCACGACTCCTACGACTCCACCAGTGTCCCGCGCGAGGTCCCCGACTACACAAAGGCGCTCACCGGGGATATCAAGGGCCTGCGGATCGGGGTACCCACCGAGTACTTCGCCGCTGGGATCGCCTCGGAGATTCGCATCTTGGTGCAGAGCGCGATCGGGGTGCTCCGTGGCCTGGGTGCCGAGGTGGCCGAGTGCTCCCTGCCCCACACCGAGTACACCCTCCCCGCCTACTACATTGTCGCCCCCGCCGAGGCATCGAGCAACCTTGCCCGCTACGACGGTGTCCGCTACGGCCACCGGACCCAGCGCGCGACAAGCCATATCGATCTCTTTGAGAAGAGCCGCGAGGAGGGCTTTGGCGACGAAGTGAAGCGGCGCATCTTGATCGGCACCTACGCGCTCTCCGCCGGGTACTACGATGCTTTCTACCTGAAGGCGCAGCAGGTGCGGACGCTGATCCAGCAGGACTTCGAGGATGCGTTTCAAAACTTCGACGTGCTTATCACGCCCACGGCCCCGACCACGGCCTTTGGGATCGGGGAGAAAACCGACGATCCCCTGGCGATGAAGCTCTCGGATATCTGCACGCTCTCGGCCAACCTCGCTGGGATTCCCGCGCTCTCGCAGTGCTGTGGCTTCGATACCAATGGCCTGCCCGTCGGAATGCAGCTCCTCGGGCCTGCGTTCTCCGAGGAGCTGCTCTTTAAGGTGGCCCACGCCTACGAGCAAGCCACCGACTGGCACACCCGCCGCGCGAGCCTCTAG
- the gatC gene encoding Asp-tRNA(Asn)/Glu-tRNA(Gln) amidotransferase subunit GatC: MALTTEDVRKVGTLARLALSDDEIATITPQLNDLLDQFARLQQLDTTQVAPTSHAVPVTALLRDDEVKPSLSQAEVLTLTGHTDEIMGGFIVPQVLGGD, translated from the coding sequence ATGGCCTTGACCACAGAAGATGTTCGCAAGGTCGGGACGCTGGCCCGCCTTGCCCTCTCGGACGATGAGATCGCGACGATCACTCCCCAGCTCAATGACCTCCTCGACCAGTTTGCCCGCCTGCAGCAGCTCGATACCACCCAGGTCGCGCCCACCAGCCACGCCGTCCCGGTGACGGCACTGCTGCGCGACGACGAAGTGAAGCCCTCGCTCTCGCAGGCGGAGGTGCTCACGCTCACCGGGCACACCGATGAGATCATGGGCGGCTTTATTGTCCCGCAAGTGCTGGGAGGAGACTAG